In Leptospira bouyouniensis, the following proteins share a genomic window:
- a CDS encoding sigma-70 family RNA polymerase sigma factor → MNQTSYSTEEILELVKECGTGSQKALQQFFDHYSQDIYNFPIRVFHLTEDDASDYYIYAFERLKSGKRFKSFVGKSSFKTWFFSVLRNLLIDWQRTKREVKTQTISKVNQEGKEYSTIEDEPDKRADALAIALDVTDQFQSVLSTIKLENRIVFKLSFVYYLHLDPEELQYIAAKTNRPEIEIRDEILKLREELSNREEENLKMEDKITSLYLNILDLKEQKKQKAQGDSVEAQYYKERLDHALAKKYEQRKKLIEKKQKGHFLVRTPYREIARILGISEGGVSVTLLRVLEKIQKKMNSVAEES, encoded by the coding sequence ATGAATCAGACTTCTTATTCAACTGAAGAAATTTTAGAACTTGTCAAAGAATGTGGGACAGGAAGCCAAAAAGCGCTACAACAGTTTTTTGACCACTACTCTCAAGATATTTATAATTTCCCCATTCGTGTCTTCCATCTAACGGAAGATGATGCTTCTGATTATTATATTTACGCCTTTGAACGTTTAAAATCTGGCAAACGTTTCAAAAGTTTCGTTGGAAAATCCAGTTTTAAAACATGGTTTTTTTCCGTATTACGGAATCTACTCATCGATTGGCAACGGACCAAACGAGAAGTCAAAACCCAGACTATTTCCAAGGTCAACCAGGAAGGTAAAGAATACAGCACCATTGAAGACGAACCTGACAAACGAGCCGATGCTTTGGCTATTGCCCTTGATGTCACTGACCAATTCCAATCCGTACTTTCCACAATCAAATTGGAAAACAGGATTGTTTTTAAATTGTCCTTTGTGTATTACCTGCATCTCGATCCCGAAGAATTACAGTACATAGCAGCCAAAACAAATCGCCCAGAAATTGAAATTCGCGATGAAATTTTAAAACTTAGGGAGGAATTATCCAACAGAGAAGAGGAAAATCTCAAAATGGAGGACAAAATCACTTCCTTGTATTTGAATATTCTCGATTTGAAGGAACAAAAAAAACAAAAAGCGCAAGGGGATTCGGTAGAAGCACAATATTATAAAGAACGATTGGACCATGCACTTGCGAAGAAGTACGAACAACGAAAAAAACTCATCGAGAAAAAACAAAAAGGCCACTTCCTCGTTCGCACCCCTTACCGTGAAATTGCCAGAATCTTAGGGATTTCCGAAGGTGGAGTGAGCGTAACCTTGCTCCGGGTACTCGAAAAAATACAAAAAAAAATGAATTCTGT